A window from Engraulis encrasicolus isolate BLACKSEA-1 chromosome 13, IST_EnEncr_1.0, whole genome shotgun sequence encodes these proteins:
- the LOC134460590 gene encoding uncharacterized protein LOC134460590: MQGIPKVTLKMKDPISLLVLLSSMCGALTESQSTWAAAEVSTQLDVYAELKELRDMVVELRVTLRHTRDELKVLEAENVSVKERLLGSETKVETMERLLQDTKAEMKNENMIERENLKKETAAKGAELTTVKSILAATETEVANLKIASEATVTALGDLKVEIVAHEQELAALKTRLAASETQEAELTAMKSRLAAAEVEVDNLEKEMRSAPKVAFSAGLTNSLDMVSGSHDLNLVFSKVITNVGQAYSSITGFFTVPVSGVYYFRFTVMDNLHSRAMSVRLNKNGRQLIWLYEYGTDGKQNYLSGGLTLQLEKGDVVNMVLPKGFRLWDNVDNRCTFSGFLLFPL; the protein is encoded by the exons ATGCAGGGTATTcctaaag TGACGTTGAAGATGAAAGATCCCATCTCATTGCTGGTGCTGCTCTCCTCCATGTGTGGAGCTCTGACTGAAAGCCAGAGCACTTGGGCTGCTGCAGAAGTCTCCACCCAGCTGGATGTCtatgctgagctgaaggaactcagagacatggtggtggagctgagaGTGACACTGAGACATACTCGAGATGAGCTGAAGGTACTGGAGGCTGAAAATGTGTCAGTGAAAGAAAGGCTTCTGGGCAGTGAGACTAAGGTGGAGACTATGGAGAGGCTGTTGCAGGACACAAAAGCAGAAATGAAGAACGAGAATATGATTGAACGagagaatctgaagaaggaaACTGCAGCAAAAGGGGCAGAACTGACAACAGTGAAGTCTATATTGGCAGCCACCGAGACTGAGGTGGCGAATCTGAAGATAGCAAGTGAAGCCACTGTGACTGCTCTAGGGGACCTGAAGGTGGAAATTGTTGCACACgagcaggagctggctgctcTGAAGACCAGACTAGCTGCTAGCGAGACACAAGAGGCAGAGCTGACAGCAATGAAGTCTAGACTGGCAGCTGCTGAAGTGGAAGTAGACAAtctagagaaagagatgagatcaGCACCCAAGGTGGCATTCTCAGCAGGTCTGACGAACTCACTTGACATGGTGTCTGGGAGTCATGACCTGAACTTGGTTTTTAGTAAAGTTATTACCAATGTCGGGCAGGCCTACAGCAGCATAACCGGTTTCTTCACAGTACCAGTCAGTGgagtctactacttcaggttcacggTGATGGATAACCTACACTCTCGTGCCATGTCTGTCAGGTTGAATAAGAATGGACGACAGCTCATCTGGTTGTATGAATATGGCACTGATGGAAAGCAGAACTATCTTTCTGGTGGActcactctgcagctggagaaagGAGATGTAGTCAACATGGTCCTCCCAAAAGGTTTCAGGCTCTGGGATAATGTGGATAATCgctgcaccttcagtggcttcctactcttccctctctga